In a single window of the Zea mays cultivar B73 chromosome 5, Zm-B73-REFERENCE-NAM-5.0, whole genome shotgun sequence genome:
- the LOC100276958 gene encoding uncharacterized protein LOC100276958, translating to MSESDGCALRRPPTAAEVVGRLKDDGDFDALRRAIVRKVKDNEILRNKIISEVKQSVVLQEDGSERMKLKDLSDAIFQDIGSKIMGQISDEVWNVIQSNETDIQGTVKAVYNRILNPEKVSEPSPKKLKQRGKEEQVLPTKTATSVAVEAEDDDPEEPPGFGFNNTQRNDIGATKPQMSLENGNEGKPNGGEPATISNPGDEEEDPEVPPGFG from the exons ATGAGCGAATCTGACGGTTGCGCCTTGCGGCGGCCGCCGACGGCAGCGGAGGTGGTGGGGCGGCTCAAGGATGACGGCGACTTCGATGCTCTCCGCCGCGCCATCGTCCGGAAGGTCAAGGACAAC GAGATACTACGGAACAAAATCATCTCAGAGGTAAAGCAGTCAGTGGTTCTACAAGAAGATGGATCTGAGAGGATGAAATTAAAAGACCTATCTGATGCAATTTTTCAAGATATTGG GAGCAAAATAATGGGTCAAATCTCAGATGAGGTATGGAATGTCATCCAGTCAAATGAAACTGATATACAGGGAACTGTGAAAGCCGTCTACAATAGGATACTGAACCCTGAAAAGGTCTCTGAGCCTTCTCCCAAGAAGCTGAAGCAGAGAGGCAAAGAGGAACAAGTTCTGCCCACAAAGACAGCAACTAGCGTTGCAGTCGAGGCGGAAGATGATGATCCAGAGGAGCCACCAGGATTTGGTTTCAACAATACACAGCGTAATGATATTGGAGCAACAAAGCCACAGATGAGTTTGGAAAATGGTAATGAAGGGAAGCCAAATGGAGGCGAGCCAGCTACTATCAGCAATCCAGGGGATGAGGAGGAAGATCCTGAAGTGCCCCCTGGATTTGGTTAA